One Takifugu rubripes chromosome 19, fTakRub1.2, whole genome shotgun sequence genomic window carries:
- the slmapa gene encoding sarcolemma associated protein a isoform X3 encodes MPSALAVFACRPNSHPFQERHVYLDEPVKIGRSVARCRPAQNNATFDCKVLSRNHALVWFDHKTGKFYLQDTKSSNGTFINSQRLSRGSEESPPCEVLSGDIIQFGVDVTENTRKVTHGCIVSAIKLFLPDGNEARRRSDVIQPPLPLPIDKVAANTPSMYSQELFQLSQYLQEALHREQMLEQKLATLQRLLANTQEASESSWQALIDEDRLLSRLEVMGSQLQAYSKSQTEDGIRKELLALQEDKHNYETTAKESLRRVLQEKIEVVRKLAEVERSLSNTEDECTHLKEMSERGQEELRELANKYNAAVNEIKELTDKIKAAEGRQEELTQRGAKEKRELELRIEEMEEKEQVLQARIEALQADNDFTNERLAALQVRLEQLQEKSIKENNSLDDDIVSHGVVEEPVKDEQSLQTPETQREDGDDEDEDTDTDDGAVGHDEDIDAVKQLKESVSSSIHKLANFDEMLDVHLQNNQRAEDDILGSPDHLQGTQIDAKESDMSDTLSPSKDRSSDDTSDGNMEDQELNEPQNRVALLKAELHRAGLEPGDTEQVIHHLHRELLEAQEMANTGKQRCLELQALLEEERRSNCQQTEDSTKQIQYLQSQLGKLQADMEALREQRESTICTTREELYSAQEEILVLRHAMEAATVEREQDIAALQADLGSVRSELEHWRSTAAKYGEEIGRLQEAFRQQQQHQNTATQLQVECGELQQRCACLQQECDGLRSERTALSDKLLRLETELSSTKEHSQVLSSNLVSLEKREEVLQDKLGSLENQHVQDASRLRTQLDQAQAHTHTLQKEYEDTQSQLLALRQRYERTEKEKLSIHQQLEQCKSSLKLLQDKTGSPSILQPVQAIFIGLVLAVLYWCFGQLW; translated from the exons ATGCCTTCTGCACTGGCCGTGTTCGCCTGCCGACCCAACTCGCACCCGTTCCAGGAGCGACACGTGTACCTGGATGAGCCGGTCAAGATTGGCAGGTCCGTGGCTCGGTGTCGTCCAGCCCAGAACAATGCCACCTTTGACTGCAAGGTGCTGTCCAGGAATCATGCACTTGTCTGGTTCGACCACAAAACTGGCAAG TTCTACCTGCAGGACACTAAAAGCAGCAATGGAACCTTCATCAACAGCCAGAGGTTGAGCCGTGGCTCTGAGGAGAGTCCTCCCTGTGAAGTGCTGTCTGGAGACATCATTCAGTTTGGTGTAGACGTTACTGAGAACACACGTAAAG ttACTCATGGCTGCATCGTATCTGCAATCAAACTCTTCTTACCTGATGGAAATGAGGCGCGCAGACGAAGCGA TGTCATCCAGCCTCCCCTGCCACTGCCTATCGACAAG GTTGCTGCAAACACTCCCAGTATGTACTCTCAGGAACTGTTCCAGCTGTCCCAGTACCTGCAG GAAGCCTTACACAgagagcagatgttggagcAGAAGCTAGCGACTCTGCAGCGTCTTTTGGCTAACACTCAGGAGGCCTCAGAGAGCAGCTGGCAG GCCTTGATCGATGAAGACCGTCTGCTTTCCAGACTGGAAGTGATGGGCAGTCAGCTGCAGGCGTATTCTAAG TCCCAAACGGAGGATGGAATTCGTAAAGAACTCTTGGCTCTTCAGGAAGACAAACACAACTATGAGACAACTGCAAAGGAGTCTCTGAGGAGAGTTTTGCAGGAAAAGATTGAGGTGGTCCGAAAGCTTGCTGAGGTGGAG CGGTCTCTCAGCAACACGGAGGATGAGTGCACCCACCTGAAGGAGATGTCTGAAAGGGgccaggaggagctcagggagcTGGCCAACAAATATAATGCTGCAGTCAATGAGATCAAAGAGCTCACCGACAAAATTAAG gcagcagagggCCGGCAGGAGGAGCTGACCCAGCGGGGGGCGAAGGAGAAGAGGGAGTTGGAGTTACGGAttgaggagatggaggaaaaagagcaGGTTCTTCAGGCTCGCATCGAAGCTCTGCAGGCCGACAACGACTTCACCAATGAGCGGCTGGCTGCGCTGCAgg TGCGGttagagcagctgcaggaaaaaagCATTAAAGAGAACAACAGCCTGG atGACGACATTGTCTCTCACGGAGTTGTAGAGGAGCCTGTGAAGGATGAACAGAGTCTTCAGACCCCTGAGACCCAGagggaggatggtgatgatgaagatgaggacacagacacagatgatGGTGCAGTTGGTCATGATGAAGATATTGATG CTGTGAAACAGTTGAAGGAGAGTGTGAGTTCATCGATCCACAAACTGGCCAACTTTGATG aaaTGTTGGACGTACATTTACAGAACAACCAAAGGGCAGAAGACGACATCCTGGGCAGCCCTGATCATCTCCAAG GAACTCAGATTGACGCCAAAGAGTCGGATATGTCAGACACTCTGAGTCCCAGCAAAGACCGCAGCAGTGATGATACATCGG ATGGAAATATGGAGGACCAGGAGCTCAATGAACCACAGAACAGAGTAGCTTTGCTCAAAG CTGAGCTGCACCGGGCCGGTCTTGAGCCGGGAGACAcagagcaggtcatccaccatCTCCatagagaacttctggaggccCAGGAGATGGCCAACACTGGCAAACAGAGATGTCTGGAGTTACAAG CCCTgctagaggaggagaggagaagtaacTGCCAGCAGACTGAAGATTCCACCAAGCAGATCCAGTACCTGCAGA GTCAGCTCGGAAAGCTGCAGGCGGATATGGAAGCTCtcagggagcagagggagagcaCCATCTGCACCACCCGAGAGGAACTTTACTCCGCCCAAGAAGAG ATTCTTGTTTTGCGGCACGCCATGGAGGCTGCCACTGTGGAGCGCGAGCAGGATATAGCCGCCCTGCAGGCTGACCTGGGCTCCGTCAGATCCGAGTTGGAGCACTGGAGGAGCACAGCTGCGAAGTACGGGGAGGAGATAGGTCGCCTGCAGGAGGctttcaggcagcagcagcagcaccagaacacTGCCACCCAGCTGCAGG TGGAGTGtggtgagctgcagcagcggtgTGCCTGCTTGCAGCAGGAATGTGACGGCCTGAGAAGTGAAAGAACGGCTCTTTCAGACAAACTGCTGCGCCTGGAGACTGAACTCAGCAG CACCAAAGAGCACAGTCAAGTCCTCAGCAGCAATTTGGTGTCCctggagaaaagggaggaagtcCTGCAGGACAAGCTGGGTTCTCTAGAAAATCAACACGTGCAGGACGCCAGCAGGTTGAGGACCCAGCTGGACCAGGCtcaggcccacacacacacattacagaaGGAG taTGAAGACACACAGTCACAGCTTTTGGCGCTTCGTCAGCGTTACGAGAGGacggagaaggagaagctgagcatccaccagcagctggaacagtgcaaaagcagcctgaagctgctgcaggacaagaCCGGCTCT CCATCCATATTGCAGCCTGTCCAAGCCATATTCATTGGCCTTGTCCTGGCTGTGCTCTACTGGTGTTTCGGCCAGTTGTGGTAG